The following DNA comes from Actinomycetota bacterium.
GGACGACGCGCGACCGTTCGCCGCCGACGCCGCCGCGTTCATCGCCGGCGCGCTGGAGGAGACCGACGAGCCGACCACGCTGATCTCCCTGGGACCGTTGACGAACGTGGCCACAGCGATCCTGGCAACACCCGGCGTGATCGAACGGCTGGAGCGGATCGTTTCCATGGGCGGCGCCATCCGCCGCGAGGGGAACGTGACCCCGGCCGCCGAGTTCAACATCTTCGCGGACCCCGAGGCCGCGGCCATCGTGTTCCGCTCCGGCGTTCCGATCACGCTGGTGCCGCTCGACGCCACGATGCGAGCCGTCTTCCCCGGCGAGGCGGCGGCCAGGCTCGCGGGCTCGGAGGTCCCCGTGGAACGGGCCGTCGGAGAGCTCGGGAGCTACGTCAGCGCCGTGTACCGCACGTACTACGGGATCGACGGGTTTGCCCTCCACGATCCCCTGGCGGTCGGCGCGGCCATCGATCCCACGCTGGTGACGACTCAGGACCTGTGGGTCACGGTGGAGACCAGGGGGGAGCTCACCGCCGGGGCGACGCTGGCCGACTTCTGGCACATCCCCGAGCCGTGGGGCGAGCCGAACGCCTCGGTGGCCCTCGACGCCGACGGTGACCGGTTCCTGGAGTTCCTGTGCACCCGGCTGTTCGGCAGGTTCCCGGTGTGATGGTCGTGGTGGTGGGCTCGGTCAACGTCGATCTCGTGGTCCGGATCGATCGCCTTCCCGAGACGGGCGAGACCGTCACCGGTGGATCCTTTCACCGGGTGCCCGGCGGCAAAGGGGGCAACGCGGCCGCCGCGGCCGCCCGGCTCGGCGCCCGGACCGCGTTCGTGGGCATGGTCGGCCCCGACGACCTCGGCGAGGAGGCCCGCCGGGACCTGGCGGGCGCGGGTGTCGACGCCGGCTCGCTGGGAACCGCCCGAGCACCGACCGGCGTGGCCGCGATCCTGGTCGACGGCGAGGGCCGGAACGTGATCGCGGTGGCGCCCGGCGCGAACGCCGAGCTGTCCGCGGCCCACGTCGACGATGCCCTTTCGGCGATCGAGACCGACCGCGCCGTGGTGGTGGCGAACCTGGAGATCCCCGACGAGGCGGTCCTCGCGGCCGCAGAGTTCGCCGATTCGAACGGATGGGCGTTCATCCTCAACCCCGCACCGGCCCGGACGCTCCCCACTGACCTCCTGGATCGATGTGACGTGGTGGTGGCCAACGAGATCGAGGCCGAGGCTCTGGGCCTCCCCGGCTCCGCTCCCAGCGCCGTGGTCATCA
Coding sequences within:
- a CDS encoding nucleoside hydrolase, producing the protein IDDAIAILLALASPELDVRGITVVHGNVPVEACTLNALKVLDLVGRRDVPVVTGAAAPLVRPPRHAETVHGPDGLGGLFPPPDDARPFAADAAAFIAGALEETDEPTTLISLGPLTNVATAILATPGVIERLERIVSMGGAIRREGNVTPAAEFNIFADPEAAAIVFRSGVPITLVPLDATMRAVFPGEAAARLAGSEVPVERAVGELGSYVSAVYRTYYGIDGFALHDPLAVGAAIDPTLVTTQDLWVTVETRGELTAGATLADFWHIPEPWGEPNASVALDADGDRFLEFLCTRLFGRFPV
- a CDS encoding PfkB family carbohydrate kinase; this translates as MVVVVGSVNVDLVVRIDRLPETGETVTGGSFHRVPGGKGGNAAAAAARLGARTAFVGMVGPDDLGEEARRDLAGAGVDAGSLGTARAPTGVAAILVDGEGRNVIAVAPGANAELSAAHVDDALSAIETDRAVVVANLEIPDEAVLAAAEFADSNGWAFILNPAPARTLPTDLLDRCDVVVANEIEAEALGLPGSAPSAVVITRGADGAHLHRPGEPVHRQVGFEIEVADTTGAGDAFVAAVAWSMLEGMPLERGVRLACAAGALACRAVGARAGLASRAEVETLAGS